The DNA window CAACTTTTggataaattaaatatgaaacatggtACAAATAGCCAAGAAATAAAAGCTTAATGATCTTGTGCTTTTAGTGTGGCTTCAAGATGCGAGATTTATGATGTTCCCATCAGACAACTTAATGTTCAGCAAATATTGGCATGcatatttggatgtcacataagtgtcttATATCATGGccattccgtgtcaatttatgtgcaatatgaagctatgaatTAACCAAAGTGTGTTAATATTAGCCTGTTAACACAAcactgcaggacacaggcaatttcagctcgagccaagaaCAGTTGTGTCCGCAGCTTGCACTTATTGGTGCTTTTATGGTGCGTTGTAATTGATAACTACCTCGaatgcgagtggagaggggttggaggtgtgccgctggaggagagcggaggcttcagaatagcggaggtgtcaccaaacagcagtttgttttggtttcatttgggggcggcagtagctcagtctgtagggacttgggttgggtcgccagttcaagtcccggtgcggaccaaatatggaagttggtctggtagctggagaggtgccagattgCTTCCTGAGCAccgccgaggtgcccctgagcaaggcaccaaaccccctccccaccatcaggagcgcctgccgggggcggctccgtcactctgacatctctccattagtgcatgtccataggatcctgtttgtgtgcatgtgtgtatatctcagcctgtgtgtgtgttgcatgactacagagtgtaaaaacagaatttccccttcgcgggatcaataaagtaaatcttaatcttaatgctggtgctcaagggcgaaaTCTACTGGCTCAGatagtcgcacattcttcctttaagtcatTGTGCACATGGAAGTCATCAAACCTGTACAACATGAGCTGGTTAGGATTGTTTTGAGCATGTAAACATGCCACAGctaacaaactaaaacaaatggGTTCCCAGCCTAACTGAACTGCTGGCATTGCTGTGGACATGtgtgggtttttaaaaacaaagaaacacttctgacataaacacatttatttaattttgatttAATAGTATATCCATGTCCCACCTGTTAACATGGAGGCAGACTACATGACTTAAACTGTGGCCAGGCATTTGGGGGAGCTCCCAATGATTTGTTTCCCTTTTGGGGAGCTGTCATATCATCCATCTTTTTTACAAAGTCTACAGTTAACTGGCTGGTTAACCATTTTTTCCAGGAAACAAACTTAACCTTCACTTGTTCAAACGTGTCAAATGTCGCGTTTTTCTAAAAAAGTTATATATAATTGGAAGTTcaatacaaaataagaaatttAAAAATCTTACTTTTGGCTTTGGGAATatgaaattatttaattattttccagCATTTTGTACTCTAACAATTAttattaatgaatgaaaaagCACATTTCACAGAGGAATTGATGATGGAATAAATGGGGCAGTTCAAAGGGAGATGCCTCTGGGTCCTCTGCTACTTAACAGGCTGAGCATCACTTGTAACGGACATGTAAGCAGAGACTGAATGAAGCCCCTCTCTCCTTTAAAGCTTTGATGTTTTCTCTGCCAAAATCCCAGCTTTAGATCAACTCATTAACTATGCTCCTCCACAgagtcacagacagacagatgttaGCCCGTCCACACATAATGCAGCCCCCTCTCagacagttgtgtgtgtgtgtaatctgcCAAAGTGGTGTCTCTTCTAAATGAATTGACAAACAGCATGGCTCATCTCTAATCTGTCTCCCCCATCTCTATGTATCTCTCAGGGACAGACTTGGTCACCATCGATCGACGATGAAGGCTCGACGAGAGACGAGTTCTACGATGACGAGGACCTCTACTCAGGCTCTGGCTCTGGctgtaagtatgtgtgtgtgtgtgtgtgtgtgtgtgtgtgtgtgtgtgtgtgtgtgccctggTTCTTTCAAACCCGACAGCTGCTGGATTTCAATCTGCTGACCCTGAAGACCCTAACCCCCCTCAATATCCTCGAGTTATGGCCGCTCTGCTCAACCAGATTACACACAAtaaggctgcacacacacaatacaaacacCTTGCTCGGCTGGAAGGACAGGTTTTGATTCAGATTTATTTGAAACACCtttgaacacagacacacccttGCAAACAAGCAACGACCCAGGCTCTATTCACCCAGATCTTATTTGCTGTAATCAGATTACAGTCCACACAGATTAGGCCATCACATGCACACCAGCAGTCCTGTGCACCTATTTACAAGCTTTCTGTCTGCATCTGAGTGAACTTGCTGTCTGTGTGAGGAGGAATTACCTACTTAACGTAAATCACATCGGTGTAATTCAGCCTGATTTTCTGATCTGGCTGTTGAAGCTTGAACGTGGCTCTCCTTATTAAGCATGACTCATTGAGGGCTGCCCTCAGTTCAGGCGCTGCGCTAGTGTAGAGACACACTCATAATAAATTACAATTCAGAGCAGGAGAGTGCAGCAGAGGCACCCCCTGTGGTCAAAACAGCGGCCCGGCAAATTGCTTTATCTCATACGGTGATACAGAGCTGTCTGATTCAGGAGGGAGAGCTCATTTTCAACAGATGGATGTGCATTTTGCCTCTGAATGTAGCATTTTAAGGCGTCTAATAAGTTTTTAACTGAAGCTGCATGGTTCAAGTCCACATTTCTATATCCACTTCAGCTCCATTGTCAGGGTTCACGTCTTTGTGCCTGTAAATTAAATTTGCTTCTCCATGCGTCACTGCTGTAACAAAATGAAAGGTGCTATAATAATGCTATTATGAGATTTAAGAAGACAATGAATCAGTGAGCACAGTCATCTCTgctcctttcttctcttcttcttttcttcctcatctCACACCGCAGTAAGCCTGGtattttggagagaaaaaaagcgcTGCTTACATGCATCTCTTTTCAcatcaattttgaaaaacaaaaaacaaaagcacacacacctgtgaaaGTGGTTTAATACAGCTGAAGTGTAGTtgttctcatttacatatttcccATTTCTGTTGTCACAAAGCTAAATGAGCAGAAAATAAGGATTTGATTGCAGCTCTGATTGCTGCAGCGAGTCATCAATAAAATCACTACTTTAGAGGCAACAGCTATTGACAGAACAAACAAAGCGAGCGGTGTGATTGTCTGTGCTGGCATTTCAAATGACTGTCGTCTTAAAGGGCCACCCCACTGATACTACACAGAAAGTTTAGTCATGGAGAGTACACAATCAGTGTTGCTCTTTTGTCCCCTTTTAGATCGCCAGAGTTTTCCAattaaatctgattttttttaatccagtcACTGTCCCCTTAATGTCTGAATAGTCTGAATAATAAGTGACTGTTAGTgtacatttgaagttgtttaaATAGATGAGATCCTGTCTGGAAAAATCCCCGCAATAAGAGGAAATATTTCCATGTATACTACTTTGTGTTTGTCGACAGTCCCACAGTGCCATCCTGAAGTCATGCAACACTGCACCTGTTAGTCATGATAAAAAATGACAGAGACTGACATCTCAATTTACTGCTCAAAGAGTGTAAATTGTTGAGTGTTTATTGTACAGGGAGCAGGGAATGAGCGTCTAAGGGATTGATTTCAAGCACAGTCTCTGgtttacagtttgtgtgtgagtgtgtgggtggtGGGTTGACTGATGAATCTTATGTGTGACTGAGTgagatgtttcctctttttttttttacttgttgtaatgaagtcattttttaattaagtaatctctcctctctcatcctctccagTTCCTGATATCAGTATAAGGCCGACATCAGCAGGTGTGGCCTTCACCACAGAAGAGCCCCTCCTACTGTCTACCACACAGGCCACAAGCCCTGCCCCCTCCGCCTCACCTGCGGCCGAGCCAAGCCCCAACCCAGAGGAGCCCACCGCCACCCCACTGCCAACTGAGGCAGAAGGAGAAAGCGGTGTATTCTGGGAAAGAGAtcgagagctggagagggagaaagaggaggagaggcagagggagagggagaaagagagggaaagagagagggagctggagaatgaaagagagaaggagagacagttggagagggagagagagagggaaagagagagggagcgggtccgagagctggagagagagagggagcgggagagggagagagagagggaacgtgagagagagcgagagaaagagagagagaggcagagagagcgagagctggagagagagagagagcttgagCGAATCAGGGCCGCTGCCCAGACCACTGCCGCCCCACGATCCCCTGCTGCTGTCCCTGTGGTGACTACCAACCCGGCCCTCATCCCTTCAGAAAGCGCAGTGCCGTCTTTGGATGACCTGagcaccacagaagaagaagacgacgtCTACCTATCACCTGAACCCACATCGTTCTACCCTGGATTCGACTTAGAAACCACCACAGAGGAAGACACGCTCACCACAGCAGAGAGCACACCTGAGCCCACGACAGCGgcacccaccaccaccactgtcAAGACCAGGATCCCCTTCAGGCCAAGGGTTCCCATAACAACAGCCACTCAGGCGACTCCAACAGAGAGAACGACCCGCCCACAACAGCCAACAACTTCACAGGTAAGATTCAAGTTCAGTCCTTTGATTTACTCTATTATGTTGATATAGAATAAATATCATCATATATGAAAGTCCAAAGCATACAGTATGTTTCTAATTGAGCATAAACAGTGCCATTAGTTGTTTCAGAACTTCAGAAAGAACCCAATAACTGTTTCCCtatgtttccagtctttatgcttaGCTAGGCTAATAGCCTCCTGTCCAACTCATGACTGAACAAACAAGCAAAGTACCATTAACATTCTCATTTCACATTATTCATTGAGCAATACTTCCAGAGAgtgtgacagttttttttaaaacatcaaactaaTCTTTGAAGAGACAAAGCATCCTTTCTCAAATTTCAAAGGCCCAGGCTGCTgtcagtacatttattttacctttaactAACAAATCCTACAAAAGAACctaaacatgaaatgaaatactttttttagaCAGCTCTATTTACTTCTGGAAGGCCAGGTAGTGTCTAAATAAGATAGGCATGTAGTTTATTTAAGCTAAATGTACCTAAACAAAAGTAATCGGTGCATCTGTTTTTGAAGAaacaacagcagcctatgaGAACTTTGAGAAATAAAGTACTGtctcacataaataaataaaaatacatcgATTTAAGTTTTGaccaactcacacacactagcTTTTTTATAAACTCTACTAATAGAGTCATTTTGTTTGGTAGCAATAAACGTTTGAGGTTTGATACCCACCCCTCCATCTGTAAGCCTCTGTACCACTGACAGCTCAATCATTTACAGACCAGACTCATTTCACTGATTGGTTTGCTTCTGTGTATCTGAAGCAGTCCTGCATTCAAGTTTGATGCATTTAGATTCGTCTGGTTTTCCACATTATAATTAAGCTGCCAGATTTTATGAAGTGTGTATACATGTTGGACAATAAATGACTTTCCAGCAGTCCAAACATACAGAGGCTCATTGTTTCAAAAGACGAACCTGTGCCATGgaaatgtttcagtttgtgttggtttgGATGAGTTTCAGTGTTGCAGATCCATGGAACAAATGGGATTACATCAGATGTAAAATTTCCTGTCATTAGTTccacttctctttctctctctcaggaggGTATCAACGAAGTGGGTGCTGCAGGACCCAGTGGAGACTTTGAGATCCGTGATGATCGGCGTAATGATCTGGGTCGAGGTATAATGCCAGTAGATCCTGATCTGATTGGCAACACGGTGGACGCAGGCAGCTCTGCCGCCCAGCTGCCACAGAAAAATATCCTGGAAAGAAAAGAGGTCTTGATAGGTAGGAAAATCTCAGT is part of the Labrus mixtus chromosome 16, fLabMix1.1, whole genome shotgun sequence genome and encodes:
- the sdc3 gene encoding syndecan-3 — translated: MKLPWLLALTALLARAATGQTWSPSIDDEGSTRDEFYDDEDLYSGSGSGFPDISIRPTSAGVAFTTEEPLLLSTTQATSPAPSASPAAEPSPNPEEPTATPLPTEAEGESGVFWERDRELEREKEEERQREREKERERERELENEREKERQLERERERERERERVRELEREREREREREREREREREKERERQRERELERERELERIRAAAQTTAAPRSPAAVPVVTTNPALIPSESAVPSLDDLSTTEEEDDVYLSPEPTSFYPGFDLETTTEEDTLTTAESTPEPTTAAPTTTTVKTRIPFRPRVPITTATQATPTERTTRPQQPTTSQEGINEVGAAGPSGDFEIRDDRRNDLGRGIMPVDPDLIGNTVDAGSSAAQLPQKNILERKEVLIAVIVGGVVGALFAAFLVMLLVYRMKKKDEGSYTLEEPKQATVTYQKPDKQEEFYA